The Pectinophora gossypiella chromosome 15, ilPecGoss1.1, whole genome shotgun sequence genome segment ACGTTCATAACACGCTTTGTGGTCCTATCTACATTACTAAAGCGAGAACACATCCCGATAATATCGCAATTTTGTTAACCATAAAGTAACAAACACAATGTAATTCTGTTCATATGCAAAAGGGGTATTCAAAATGTTTTTAGATAAACAAAAGTTACGGAACTTTTTATCGTTATTATAACAATGTAACAGGAATATAAAGGTGTCGCGTGTTTGTTACAAATATAGATAAGTTTTCTTAGCAACATTTAAACGTAATTGGACTGTTGAGAAAATGAAGCAGCCTACTGTTTGCGCGTTGgtctataaataaacattttgaaatAAACCACCTGTCTGTTAATGATAATAGTTGTAAGCAGGTGATGTACTACTGGTGGTACATAAAGGAAACCAacctgtttaaaaataaatgatcagACACGCACGAGATAAAGGTGCTGTTATGTGAGCTGGAACAAAACGGGATTTATCGTGACAAAATTAGGTCGAGTTTCAGTCGCCTGCTGCTTTACATCAATATGAATGATGTCAAAAAAAGTTCTTACAAAACGACGTAGTACAATTTATGCCTTCTCCACTTAAGTTTTCATTCATAATGATTGCGAATTTGAAATTGCCTATATTAATGATAATTTTGGAACTGCTAAAATTATAAATCTTGCACTGACCGGAAAGCTGattcataacaatattttagcaCAAAAAACAACAAGCCAATCAATGGTCCAATTCATTACCAAATGGCAGGATGTATAGTGAGTCACGTTGTAAAAAACAAACAGACTGACGAACATGCTAATTCTGGACATGTATTGTTCGAAACGAACATTACTAACGCTTTTGGTAAATAATCTTTTATCTCGAACAAtatacagggggttaaaaagccacattttttctaaaaaaaaaacaatattgctatgaacgtctaatagcaatattcctttttttatattacatgcTCAATaaagcctttttaaacccccagtaTTTAACAAATTGTAATGTTGCAATTGAAGAATTTAAATCGTTTGTGGAAGCTAAGAACATGTGTACACGTTTAATGCATTAAAGTAATTTAGCTAGTAGTAAATATCCTAGTTCTCATGGAAACATCTGGCGATGCAGCCTTAATGGCAGCAAACAGTATTCTACGCACCATAGTTGGTAATCCCTTTTACGATGAAGTACTAGAGTCTAACTAAAACAACATGGAAAATTAAACAGAAATAGGAAAATTAAAGTCATAAACATCAGCCGCAGATACTTTTGGATTAAACAAGATTCGAACTTTGAAAAAGGGAAGGATGAGATACAAGACAACAAAGAGATAAAAACGGAGTAAAGTGTTACTTGAACTAATGAAATTACTCATCTAAAAAGGATTACAGAGTATCTTGCTTCACGCACGTTCGAGCCACTTGATGCCGCAGGAAGACCTCAATTTGAGTCCCGACTGTGACAATCGAAGGATGTACAAAGGAATTTATTGCTTTGAATTATTATAGCGTGGTGCAATCACAGAGACCATAATGACCACGTAGGTGGACACTCCTTGAATACCATTTGTTTCAGTTGAGTCAATCATCCTGGTCTGCTCTttcaatgttaatttatatatcgTACGCGTGTATTGAATATTGGAGTGTTCAAGAACACGTCAATTCTTTTATACGCTTCGAATTTGAATTAACGAGGCCTCGCGTGCTAAATCGAAGATTGGCTCTTTGTTGCCAAGCTAAACCCGATCTAAGAATACAATGATAGAGTGGCCAATACACTAAGCTCTTAATCATTCATAAAAGTAAATTGATCCGATAAGTTTgccgcaataaaaaaaaactgactttcACCATACTCAAAAGTCGATCGAGTGTCGAAGGCAGGCCGCACACAGTGCCTGCAGCTACGCAAATTCGCCACTCGAAATGCAACGTGACGTGACGAGGTGGTGAAGTGGGGGGTGAGGCGGCATTCCTAGCGATGGGAGGGAGGGGGGCGGTCATCGACCGTCCTCAGGCGGCCGCGCATAAACTACGCGCCGCATAAGGTCAATACAGCCGCTAGCGACCGGTCCGACCGAGCTCCGGGCACCATTTCGAAACACCATTGTTCAGACTTGCAATACCCGAAAATCAATTACGGACCCATATGCGAAATCTAATTTGGCTTGCGCAAGAGAGGATATTATCTGTAAATCAGATTGCCAGTAATTCGTTTTGTCGCCAGACGTGTCCGACCAGTCGAAACCCACTTTTACCACGGATTAACGGCTGAGCTAACATACGAACGGCTTTGGCCTAGCTTCGGCAATACATGCATAATGCAGAGATTACGTGTTTCCAGGGTTCTTATTACCAGCTAAAGTCTAGAAAACTGGTACCGAATGCCACCTGACGCAATGAATCATAAAAAAATGGCAACGTTATGATATCATCCACGGCAGGCGCGTTAGCTacctactatatttttttgttgataaAGGAAGATAAGATAAAATTGTGGTTTACTTTGCAATTTCAGTATCGACTAGGCATAATTTAGTTGCAGAACATCAAATGTAAACTTGAAACCCCTTAAATGCTATTTACTTCGCCATTATAAGGCTAATAGGGTATTCTTAGATATAATAAAGACAGttgtttaacacgttgacagtccagtgatgcatatacgggtcatgatggtctagctccatacgtccgtggcCCATACATGGCTCAAACGACCAGATACGCAATAAGGGCGAgtgctccacttggatcccgggtaacttagcaaagaTTTGTATTACAGTATGTTTGATGAATGGTACTTTAGACCTGTTTGAAGGCTGAAGTGACTGAAGATatagtaaaaatattcaaaatatcaaaaatatctgtttattcagctttattaataaactaaaatgACATAAAAATTTAAGATGATGAGATATACAAGgatgtcaaaacattttgtacggagactgtcaacgtgttaagttgTTTTCATCATCAAAGTACTTTGGCTTAAACAGATTGACATTGTACAACTTATTTATAGACCGAGTAATTATCTAATTACAGCTCTAAGataaatacaatgtaatcaAATAGCGTACTTACCTTACAATGAGTGACATCCTTCTAATCAACTGCTTCGTAAAGTTCTTCTGTTACACTTGCCTTATAAACATATTGCAGACTAGTGCAAAGCAGaatttagaataatttatttactattcATAACTGGTTCATCTCTTTTTTATACACTTTTTTCTCTACGTGACAACTCGGTACGATAATCAGTTAATAAATTGCCAAACCAATGTCACATGTGGTGATAAAAAGTAATGGTCATGTCAATTATTTgagtcctggggggttaaaatagccacatcgaaggaattcatTTAGAAAAGCATTattgaaattttgaatttgcgcatataaaagtaagtgcgcagtgcaaacaaatgtcaaatagcaaaattgctttttgagatgaattgcttcgatatggccatttaacccccctgttaacTAAATTAGGAATGTATCGTATCATCATCAAcgctatcccgttttcacggggtccgcttagtCAGGTCcagtttcttacagaagcgactgcctctctgaccttccattggttaatcattattatttagaaTGTGTTGTGTACAAACATATAATTAGAAAGAACAATAATCTTGGCTAAGAACAATGGCAAAGTTTATACGGAAGCTGTTAACTACTCGCTCTGTTTATCACAACGCAATCTTATAATTATGGCCTACAAGAAGTCATTATTCTTTTCAACATAATTTAGACATATGTATCCAAAATTGCTAACTGTTAACCTGTTAACTTTcccataaatttatcttttgtttgtgaataattttatgtttccagtatgtgtgtgtgtgtgtgtgtgtgtgtgtgtgtgtgtgtgtgtgtgtgtgtgtgtgtgtgtgtgtgtgtgtgtgtgtgtgtgtgtgtgtgtgtgtgtgtaagagCGCGATAAGAGTTACTACGACCGAGTAACACGTTAAGCTGCACTAAAATCAGAACAAACTTATTTAAAACAGTAAATTTAAATCGAATTATTCGCATTCTCTGGTCCTAGTAACTCCTACTTCGCCATTTTCAAGTGTAGTTTTGGAAGATCAAAATGGACTTACTCTCATATCCAGCCGTCCAGGACCACATGGACACCATCGCCAGCAGCCAGTGGTACATGAGACCTTCGATCTTCCAATAGACTGGGGCGAAAAAGGGTCTGACGAGGCGCAGCGCCATCATCCACACCACGTACGCGGGGATGCAGTATAAGTTGTTGACGACCGCGAATATCGTTCTGGCCACGATCCACACGTACCGGCTGAAACAGCAGGGCCGCGTCGGTTCATAACACCGCCTCGCCGCGCCCGCGCGCTCTCGCACCCCGGGCCGGGCTCAACGCAACAACAATGACTGGTGATATGAAAGGTGACGTGCGACACACCACAGTTGAGTGACGACCGACTAGGGTCCGTGAGCTAGCGAGACGAGGCGAGTGGCACCGTACCGCGTTCTCCCTGCTGACAGCTGCCGAGACGCGGGGGCTTTCGTCGGACGTGGACATGGTGCTGCGCCGTGCTCAATCAAAACACAACGTACATTCGACGATATTTATTAATGGAATCGTTCACCGGTTCACTGTCGGTTATTTCGTTAAGACTGCGAGTACAAATTTAAAAATCGCCCGTCGGCGAGCGACCGCATCGCTCGCCGGCGAGCTTACATGCGATTTCATTTGCGACACACATTTTACACCGATCGACGTAACATTAACTCGTACGACGCGAGCACACATAGACAGACATACACAATTTTTAGTTTACGATGCATACTGTGGCACGACCGCGGCCGGCCGAGTTCGTCGTgtaaaattaatacaaagttcatttatataaaattaaaaaacgaCATCGGACCGctgaaattatacaaaaattacaatattaaagaCTGTACACTATCTAATATATACAATAGTTGCCAGCATAGATATGTGCGGGGGCTTTATATACAGGGCGGTGGGGTTGGTGACGCGATCTCCCACACGTGAGCTGATTACACATTGTAGTCGTGCGCCATGAGGCCATGCACTTGCTCGAGGCGGTACGCAAGCCTCTGCTTCTGCGAGAACTCGTCCTCCTCGAGCGTCACCATCAGCTGTTCGTTGTACTTCACCGCGTACGCGTACAGCTCGTTCAGTGCGCAGTTCGTATTAAACTCCTTCGTGTGGAGCCGAGATTCTTCCGCGAGCATCGCATTCATATCTTGATCGGATATCGCCGGCATCAATTTAATATCCGCATAATAACGCTCTACCCATTCCTTATATACCGGAATATCCTTCGCGTAAAGAAGCTTGGACGAAGGCGAATCTTTGCCAAGTATATGATCGGACGTGGAGCAAGAGTCCATGAAAGTTTGCGCGATAACAGATAAGCATGAATCTACCGTATTAGACTTATGAACATCGAATACGAAGTTAGGATTTTTTATCAAATTTACCCAGAAACGCAATGGAAGAGAGTTGCTTTTCCAAGTGTGCACGACTTCGGGATCGGATATTGCGTGTTGTAGCGCCTGGTCGTCGAGGAAATCGAACATATACTTTATAGCTAAAGGTAGCGCTGAGCCGCGATGCGCGGTACTGAAAATAGTTTCGAATAAATCATCGACAAACTTTTGCAGCGTTCCCTTAGTGGCGAGAAGACGCGTGAGATATATTTCAGAGACCATTTTATTGCCACGCTCTCCCTCCTTGTGTGCGTCACCGTCGTGGTGTCTCACCAAATGCCAGTATTTAAAACCGCCACCGTGTTCGTATTTGAGCGGGCTGGCTGGCGGACTAGCGGAACCGTATTTACCGCGGTTCAAAGTTTCATACGTATGCGATTTATCGTTCTTCTCCATGTTGGAGAGATTATAGACGGAACTTTGTTTCGCTACAAGACTGAGACAAGCACCATCCGGTACACGGTAGTGGTTGAGAGTATTGAGCTTGCGCCACTCGCTTTCGCATTTAGTGGTGCTGTCTTCGTCGTACAATATCAGACGACCGCAGGCGCCCGTGCGCCATTCTAAGTCTAGCTCATCGCGGCTGGGTCTTTGGGAGTATGGAGTCGCACGGTAGATAGCATCTAAGCATTTTTCTTTTACTTGACTTATGGTATCACAGTCTAGAACTTTAACTTGAACGTTTTCTGTTGTCGCTTCTAAGCCGCTGACGAAAAAGGTTTGTTGCGATATCGACACACTAACCATCATGGGCTTGAAATCAATCGATTGCCTAATGAGCTTTTCTTCACTAAGGGAATAGCGGGCCTCGGAGGTTATGTTATCGACAGGTCCTTTGTCTACTTGACCTTTCATCGACCTAAACAAAAGGTAAAGCGGTTCACCGGCGCACTCACGGAGAAATTTATACAAGAGGAAAGTAAACCAAGCGCTTAGCATTTTCTCGGCGACGCTTTCAGTTCGTCTAAGCAACAACTTAGGATGACTTTTCCCCTCCATGCATTTTTCAATGAGTTCTGCAAGTAACGTTTTTAATACATCAGTGCAATATTCCATTTTACTCTGTAGAGTAACCATGATAAGAGAAGCTACATTAACACGATCGCGCATTGAAAAATATCTATTGCTTTCTAaagtacgaataaataatagaagGAATGTTTTATTCATAATCAATTGTCCAAACATCCTCAAACCTTTGTCTTTTCTAATAAGCTCTGGACGTTCCCATTGGAGGACGGCATGGTCGTCAATGTTAGGGAACAGAATTTTCATGGCATACGTACGATAATCGAGGAATGGTATACCGCCCGTTACGTCTCCCGTCAAATCTGTCATCTCAGTCTGTAATTCCGCAAATGCTTCCTTGCATTCTGCGGCTACCCTTAACTCTAAAATATCCATTTGCTCTTGCATATTCTTTAATACTCTAATATTTTCAGTTGATTTTCTCCTATACATAACTAGAAACACGACAAACACTAATATGAGTATTACTATACTGGCAATGACACCGAATAATACGGGCTTGCCTATAGCGCCTTGTAGGCCGGCCTGTGACGAATAAGATAATTTACCAATCTTATACGTGAGAGCACGGCCTACTTTGACGACTACTTCTGGGGTGTCGACGCCGTCCGGCAACTCGTCGCGCGACGGAGGCCGACACGTCAACTGGTGTCGCGAGAGAGACGTCACGTTACACAAACTTTCGCCAATGTGAACCTCTACATCATTCTCGGTACACGCCCTATCTAAATTCTGACCATTGATGGTCAAATATTCCGATTTATAATACTTAACATCTTCGTCAAACTTTTCGTAAATTGGGTCGGGGTAAAGCAGGAAGGCATCTCCCGTTTTACTTGTAAGATTTTGTACGCTTTGTACGTCGTCCATATTGAACCCGTATTCTAATTCTAGAGGTCTATCAGGATCTAGATTTAGGCCAGCGCTCTCTATTCCAGGAGATTCGCAAATAAGATGCGTTTGAAAATCAACTCTATGACAAGGCGCGATGTAAGGACGATTATCGTGGTATACGTATATCTGTGGAAACTGAATGGAATGGAAATTGCGACCCATCACTTTGATGTTTATACCTCCGGATGGAATCCCTTTTGGTTGTTTGCGTTGTGTTGCTAGTGGAGGGCCAGATTCTACAGAGACAACGACGGGATCTTCTATGTATTCAAACTTTTCGCGCTCTAAAGTTCGCATACCATTATCGAATCGCATCCGCAAAGTACCCATTTTCAATTGATATGAATGACTAGTACGACAAACCGCCTCTTCGTGCGATACTGAGAGTATTGCGCAAGGCAAATCATCTATAAATGCTTGGATATTGCTACCCGCGTTGAGGTACTCTCCGGTAATACGTAGCTTGGTGCCTCCCGATTGAGGACCGTATTTAGGTTGGATAGAAGTTATTTTTGGATTTACAAACGCGTAATGGAATTTCGATTCGCCGCGATAATCGGCAACACGAACCACGACCGGGCCGTCTCGAGGTACTTCTTGTCCCGGTCCATCTACCGTACAAACAATACGTCGAGTCTTCACGTACAATTCTATAATAGGCTGACATTTAATTCCTGCAATAGTCACGCCGTTATAAATGTCAGATATATTGCGTCCTAGATTAATTCCTTCGATAGTAATATTTGTTCCTCCATCCCACGGACCTAGTTGGGGCCTAAAGGAATGAATCTCGGGATTAGGACATGTCTGCGTACGATTTAGCCACACGCTAGGAGCACCGCACTGTTCCTGGACTTCACATCGATccgaaccctgacaccagccgCATCCGAATTTCTCGGGAAGCGCTAAACACATACCGCAATTATCCGCCATGTCGTTACAACGGTAAATCAAAATGTGGGTATTATCCGGATTATCTAAAGGCTTAGATCCTCCCCATATTACAGCAAAGGAAGCGGTAATATTAGGCGCGCGCGACGTGTAAGTAAATTCAACGGCTTCGCAATAAATAGTATCGGCAAGGAGTTGAGCGTTTACATGGGTCACACGACCCTCGATATTGAATTGACAAACGAATCTAGTTTGAACAATAAATTGTCCAATGATATGAACCTTTACTTTTATAGCTTTCTTTACACCGGAAGGAACTAGAATTTCATTTGTGCCGTCTGACGTCGAATTTATGGTTGGGCAGAAACCGGGACCGGATCGATAGCTGGGACCGATCCGACTGACGCCTGTGACTAAAATATCATTTCGACAATTCTCTGCGGTATCATGTGTGCAACGATGACCGTCAACACACCAATCACATGGGAATGAAGAACTGACGCACTGAGTACACGAGCTGTACGTGTTACAATCGAAAAACGTAAAATTTGTAGCTACAAAATCAGGTCCCTGCGTAGTGCGTACCGACAATTTAGCTGTAAAATGATGTTGACCAGCGGGGATCGGTGGGAGCGTGTCGGTACGCGGAGTAGTACAATTAACACCATAAGGTTTTCTAGTAGCATTGGTTATCAGAGTACGATCTAAAGCTGTAAATGCACATAAGAATTGTCCATTAAGAGTGGGCAAGTTTTCAATAACTAAATCTAATGTTCTAGCAGTCGTTCGCTGTAGCTGACTCGGTGTTACTTGGGTAATAGTAGTGCATCGTCCACTGCGGTACGAGATCCAATACAGAGGATCTTTAGCTGCATCCTGACAGTCTGATCTGAGACTACACTTATTTTCAAGAGAACACCATCCACAATAAGGGTCTTTGGCTCCGAGACACGTTAAACACGATTTGTAGACGCTACACTCTTGAACTTTCACTTTAGACACTTTGCGTTCAGTCATCACATATAAATGCATCAGTTGAGTATCGAAGAACAAGTCTTTGTTCACAGGTGATCCTTCGTCTACAACAATATCTCCATATTCAAATGCTGAAGTCGCACTCTCGACAACAATCTTCTTCAAATGACCCTGGGCAGTACCAGCGAATACCACAGTGTAATCGCCAGTAGCGGTAGCTGCCACAGCAGTTAGCCTCTTTGTAAATACAGCCACAGGCACCGCCTCAACTGGCTGTTCTCCTCCCAGGGGCGTATTAACATCTAAACCGCAAAAATCTTCACTGATCGATTGCAGTTTCGTCCCAATACAAGCGTGAGATGGTGAAATAAAATCCAGACCTCTTGATCCATTTCCACTAAAACAGGTCTTTATATTCTGCATGAACTTGCGTCGGATGGCTTTCAGAGAATAAACGCATAGAGCTGACAAGTCAGAGGGTGTATTTGTGTTTATTGATTCACTTTGACTAAATGCTGCAAATAATACGTCATGTTGAGCAGTAATTCCAAGTTCTCCAGCGAGCACGGAGCCCGCCTTCCCAACAAAAGCTGCCTGCACGAGATTATAGCCAAAATTCCCTCCACCTTCACCTGTGCACGACATCGGTATTTCCGTATACGAATAATAATTCTCGTCATCATGACAAACGCGCACTAACTTACTGTAGTAAGTATCTGATCCCACGCCTCGTAATTGGGTAGTCAGGAAGTAACTGAACCCTTCAGAACTAAATCCATATACGTAGTTGATAGGATATCTTTCTCGAGACAGCGAATTGACAAACATTCTCGTTCCTGTTGTCACAGCCGTTCTAGCTAT includes the following:
- the LOC126373271 gene encoding plexin A3 isoform X1, translated to MWRVLLALTAACAAARADQDVVRTFIDPVTSPNSFFNHLVVDRNTGRVYIGAVNRIYQLSPDLEVAQSIVTGPVNDSAQCTYDCPPNFVKKPTDNVNKALVIDYSSSRLITCGSVLQGLCSVRNLNNISLDVREVREPVAANNATSSTVAFIAPGPPNPPMTQVMYVGVTFTGNSPYRSEVPTVSSRSLEDDRLFMIARTAVTTGTRMFVNSLSRERYPINYVYGFSSEGFSYFLTTQLRGVGSDTYYSKLVRVCHDDENYYSYTEIPMSCTGEGGGNFGYNLVQAAFVGKAGSVLAGELGITAQHDVLFAAFSQSESINTNTPSDLSALCVYSLKAIRRKFMQNIKTCFSGNGSRGLDFISPSHACIGTKLQSISEDFCGLDVNTPLGGEQPVEAVPVAVFTKRLTAVAATATGDYTVVFAGTAQGHLKKIVVESATSAFEYGDIVVDEGSPVNKDLFFDTQLMHLYVMTERKVSKVKVQECSVYKSCLTCLGAKDPYCGWCSLENKCSLRSDCQDAAKDPLYWISYRSGRCTTITQVTPSQLQRTTARTLDLVIENLPTLNGQFLCAFTALDRTLITNATRKPYGVNCTTPRTDTLPPIPAGQHHFTAKLSVRTTQGPDFVATNFTFFDCNTYSSCTQCVSSSFPCDWCVDGHRCTHDTAENCRNDILVTGVSRIGPSYRSGPGFCPTINSTSDGTNEILVPSGVKKAIKVKVHIIGQFIVQTRFVCQFNIEGRVTHVNAQLLADTIYCEAVEFTYTSRAPNITASFAVIWGGSKPLDNPDNTHILIYRCNDMADNCGMCLALPEKFGCGWCQGSDRCEVQEQCGAPSVWLNRTQTCPNPEIHSFRPQLGPWDGGTNITIEGINLGRNISDIYNGVTIAGIKCQPIIELYVKTRRIVCTVDGPGQEVPRDGPVVVRVADYRGESKFHYAFVNPKITSIQPKYGPQSGGTKLRITGEYLNAGSNIQAFIDDLPCAILSVSHEEAVCRTSHSYQLKMGTLRMRFDNGMRTLEREKFEYIEDPVVVSVESGPPLATQRKQPKGIPSGGINIKVMGRNFHSIQFPQIYVYHDNRPYIAPCHRVDFQTHLICESPGIESAGLNLDPDRPLELEYGFNMDDVQSVQNLTSKTGDAFLLYPDPIYEKFDEDVKYYKSEYLTINGQNLDRACTENDVEVHIGESLCNVTSLSRHQLTCRPPSRDELPDGVDTPEVVVKVGRALTYKIGKLSYSSQAGLQGAIGKPVLFGVIASIVILILVFVVFLVMYRRKSTENIRVLKNMQEQMDILELRVAAECKEAFAELQTEMTDLTGDVTGGIPFLDYRTYAMKILFPNIDDHAVLQWERPELIRKDKGLRMFGQLIMNKTFLLLFIRTLESNRYFSMRDRVNVASLIMVTLQSKMEYCTDVLKTLLAELIEKCMEGKSHPKLLLRRTESVAEKMLSAWFTFLLYKFLRECAGEPLYLLFRSMKGQVDKGPVDNITSEARYSLSEEKLIRQSIDFKPMMVSVSISQQTFFVSGLEATTENVQVKVLDCDTISQVKEKCLDAIYRATPYSQRPSRDELDLEWRTGACGRLILYDEDSTTKCESEWRKLNTLNHYRVPDGACLSLVAKQSSVYNLSNMEKNDKSHTYETLNRGKYGSASPPASPLKYEHGGGFKYWHLVRHHDGDAHKEGERGNKMVSEIYLTRLLATKGTLQKFVDDLFETIFSTAHRGSALPLAIKYMFDFLDDQALQHAISDPEVVHTWKSNSLPLRFWVNLIKNPNFVFDVHKSNTVDSCLSVIAQTFMDSCSTSDHILGKDSPSSKLLYAKDIPVYKEWVERYYADIKLMPAISDQDMNAMLAEESRLHTKEFNTNCALNELYAYAVKYNEQLMVTLEEDEFSQKQRLAYRLEQVHGLMAHDYNV